One genomic window of Eggerthella timonensis includes the following:
- a CDS encoding MFS transporter: MNTGNHTRPRRATFAAALLIALAFALGFAEFVLIGITPAVAEGLGEPLTLVGDLVGYYALACAVATPVVALATARADRFKVMAALLAVFSAGNLLTLFAGDYALLLVSRMLPAATSGTLLALALTYVPDIVAKERVAAVLGLVLAGFSVSSVIGVPIGTALAGPFGWKAAYACVFALGLAESAALLPTLPRGSSARAASATPTLRTQLRLLGDARVLGAIAMILAGAASTYVFYTYLTPVLADVVGLDAAGASLVLLLFGAACVGSNLLSGWVAGHFGLRALPVVFAVHAALLALLAASLPAGAVGIANILAVGLLMYVMNSTVQMLFQDVARTDYPSALTFSASLHPMAFNAGIALGSFAGGLVVNAGGLLATGPVGALFALAAAALALALVRTTARRSAETAAETARTAATARESK; this comes from the coding sequence ATGAACACCGGAAACCACACGAGACCCCGGCGCGCCACGTTCGCGGCGGCGCTGCTGATCGCGCTCGCGTTCGCGCTCGGCTTCGCCGAGTTCGTGCTGATCGGCATCACGCCCGCCGTGGCCGAGGGGCTGGGCGAGCCGCTCACGCTCGTCGGCGATCTCGTGGGTTACTACGCGCTCGCCTGCGCCGTCGCCACGCCCGTCGTCGCGCTCGCCACGGCGCGCGCCGACCGCTTCAAGGTGATGGCGGCGCTGCTGGCGGTGTTCAGCGCCGGCAACCTGCTCACCCTGTTCGCCGGCGATTACGCGCTGCTGCTCGTCTCGCGCATGCTGCCCGCCGCCACATCGGGCACGCTTTTGGCCCTCGCGCTCACCTACGTGCCCGACATCGTGGCGAAGGAGCGCGTGGCCGCCGTGCTGGGCCTCGTGCTGGCCGGGTTCTCGGTGTCGAGCGTCATCGGCGTGCCCATCGGCACGGCGCTGGCCGGCCCGTTCGGCTGGAAGGCCGCCTACGCCTGCGTGTTCGCGCTCGGCCTGGCCGAGAGCGCCGCCTTGCTGCCGACGCTCCCCCGCGGCTCCTCCGCGCGCGCTGCGAGCGCGACGCCCACTTTGCGCACGCAGCTGCGCCTGCTCGGCGATGCCCGTGTGCTGGGCGCCATCGCCATGATCCTCGCCGGCGCGGCGTCCACCTACGTGTTCTACACCTACCTCACCCCCGTCCTCGCCGACGTCGTCGGCCTCGACGCGGCGGGCGCGAGCCTCGTGCTGCTGCTGTTCGGCGCCGCATGCGTGGGCTCGAACCTGCTGTCAGGCTGGGTGGCGGGCCATTTCGGGCTGCGCGCGCTGCCCGTCGTCTTCGCGGTGCACGCGGCCTTGCTGGCGCTTTTGGCCGCGAGCCTTCCCGCTGGGGCCGTAGGCATCGCGAACATCCTCGCGGTGGGCCTGCTCATGTACGTGATGAACTCCACCGTGCAGATGCTGTTCCAGGACGTCGCCCGCACCGACTACCCCAGCGCCCTCACGTTCTCCGCCTCGCTGCACCCTATGGCGTTCAACGCCGGCATCGCGCTGGGATCGTTCGCGGGCGGCCTCGTGGTGAACGCGGGAGGCCTGCTGGCCACCGGCCCCGTCGGAGCGCTGTTCGCCCTCGCGGCCGCCGCGTTGGCATTGGCGCTCGTGCGGACGACCGCGCGCCGCAGCGCCGAAACTGCCGCCGAGACCGCCCGCACCGCGGCGACCGCCCGCGAGTCGAAGTAG
- a CDS encoding LysR family transcriptional regulator, which produces MPIGYTETEAVVELRTLRYFLALAQEGTVSNAAKALHVTQPTLSRQLADLEKGFGKQLFERGAKRIVLTDEGVRLREYAEAIVELADKAEAELAQPERAVAGDVYIGCGESDAMRIILRAAKRARDEHPGVHFHLFSGTSADLMDRFNEGLFDFMVEFEAVSRPDCLSCPLPMLDTWGVLMRADSPLVDLPAVRADDLAAHPVICSRQALKAGVMQAWAGEAFDSWDVVATYNLVFNGALMVEEGLGSAICYDGLVKTVEGGPVCFRPLDPPLSSNIDVVWKKHRRLSKAAEAFLGCLQVECGEPEMR; this is translated from the coding sequence ATGCCTATTGGGTATACCGAAACGGAGGCCGTCGTGGAGCTTCGGACGCTCAGGTATTTCCTCGCTCTCGCGCAGGAGGGTACCGTCTCGAACGCGGCGAAGGCGCTGCATGTGACGCAGCCTACGCTGTCGCGCCAGCTGGCCGACTTGGAGAAGGGGTTCGGCAAGCAGCTGTTCGAGCGCGGGGCCAAGCGCATCGTGCTCACCGACGAGGGAGTGCGCCTGCGCGAGTACGCCGAGGCTATCGTGGAGCTGGCCGACAAGGCCGAGGCCGAGCTGGCCCAGCCCGAGCGCGCCGTGGCCGGCGACGTGTACATCGGATGCGGCGAGTCGGACGCCATGCGCATCATCCTGCGCGCTGCGAAACGGGCGCGCGACGAGCACCCCGGCGTGCATTTCCATCTGTTCAGCGGCACGAGCGCCGATTTGATGGACCGCTTCAACGAGGGGCTGTTCGACTTCATGGTGGAATTCGAGGCCGTGAGCCGTCCCGACTGCCTGTCATGCCCGTTGCCCATGCTCGACACCTGGGGCGTGCTCATGCGCGCGGATTCCCCCTTGGTGGATCTTCCCGCCGTGCGCGCCGACGACCTGGCCGCGCATCCCGTCATCTGCTCGCGCCAGGCGCTCAAGGCGGGCGTCATGCAGGCGTGGGCGGGCGAGGCGTTCGATTCCTGGGACGTGGTGGCCACGTACAACCTCGTGTTCAACGGGGCGCTCATGGTGGAGGAGGGCCTCGGATCGGCCATCTGTTACGACGGGCTGGTGAAGACGGTTGAGGGCGGCCCGGTGTGCTTCCGGCCGCTCGATCCGCCGCTCTCCTCGAACATCGACGTGGTTTGGAAGAAGCACCGCCGCCTCTCGAAGGCCGCCGAGGCGTTTCTTGGCTGCTTGCAGGTGGAATGCGGCGAACCGGAGATGCGGTAG
- a CDS encoding MerR family transcriptional regulator: MQIAEVAKRYDVSVDTIRYYERIGLIPHVTRLPNGIRDFAEYDCGWVEFIRCMRESGVQIEALVEYVALFQEGEHTAAARLEILVEQRDKLAAKLEEMKATVQRLDGKIASYRTGGKCAETGDEWLRRE; this comes from the coding sequence ATGCAGATCGCTGAAGTCGCAAAACGCTACGACGTCTCGGTCGACACCATCCGCTACTACGAGCGCATCGGGCTCATCCCCCACGTCACGCGCCTGCCGAACGGCATCCGCGACTTCGCCGAATACGATTGCGGTTGGGTGGAGTTCATCCGCTGCATGCGCGAGTCGGGCGTGCAGATCGAAGCCCTCGTCGAGTACGTTGCGCTGTTCCAGGAAGGCGAGCACACCGCCGCCGCGCGCCTCGAGATACTCGTCGAGCAGCGCGACAAGCTTGCCGCGAAGCTCGAGGAGATGAAGGCCACCGTGCAGCGCCTCGACGGCAAGATCGCCAGCTACCGAACCGGCGGGAAATGCGCCGAAACCGGCGACGAATGGCTGCGCAGGGAATAG
- a CDS encoding flavodoxin family protein, giving the protein MGKNVLIVSSSLRPSSNSHILALAFAEGAREAGHDVETVSLRGKRIGFCRGCLACQAGAACLLDDDAPAIVERIVAADAIALATPIYFFEMAGQLKTLLDRSNPAYAASPAFRDVYLLAAAADEDEHAFDGAVKGVQGWVDCFEQARLVGVVTAAGVDAPGAVESRLHVVNRARLMGCGV; this is encoded by the coding sequence GTGGGAAAGAACGTCTTGATCGTATCGTCCAGCTTGAGGCCCTCCAGCAACTCGCACATCCTCGCGCTCGCCTTCGCCGAAGGGGCGCGCGAGGCGGGGCACGACGTGGAGACGGTGAGCCTGCGCGGCAAGCGCATCGGCTTCTGCCGCGGATGCCTCGCCTGCCAGGCGGGCGCGGCGTGCCTGCTCGACGACGACGCGCCGGCCATCGTGGAGCGCATCGTCGCGGCCGACGCCATCGCGCTGGCCACGCCCATCTACTTCTTCGAGATGGCGGGCCAACTGAAGACCCTGCTCGACCGCAGCAACCCGGCCTATGCCGCCAGTCCCGCGTTCCGCGACGTGTACCTGCTGGCCGCGGCGGCCGACGAGGACGAGCACGCCTTCGACGGCGCGGTCAAGGGCGTGCAGGGTTGGGTCGACTGCTTCGAGCAGGCGCGGCTCGTGGGGGTGGTGACCGCCGCAGGCGTCGATGCGCCGGGCGCGGTCGAGAGCCGGCTGCACGTCGTCAACCGCGCGCGACTCATGGGATGCGGCGTGTAG
- a CDS encoding FAD-binding protein, protein METVSRRNFLKGAFATGTLAAAGAALPMFGCSPNNASADAVEEAQLEYDYTADVIIIGAGGAGQMAAVSAHEAGCSSILLEKAAMTGGDSITSHNDLLAYWPDEHAGENGDDFDAYLEDWKATHWVSYMGQLGRDFPTTEFPFARRFMDLWAPAGQWLEDEAGVEWTGVSLGRALATEYTPTYRTWHAENEPVMVSLYRVIQGWDDVETLLETEAFELVQNDKGVVTGVRAYQYATGETVTLHANHGVVLATGTFCASRDMVGQYYGRNVAQLSTTGTMNLTGDGHRMARNVGAAFTGMDLGLNWQPCGTGSRNWDTIEGRLYLFGYYDGALAPADPAIAVNLEGKRFMNEDQVNYGIGRETGVQTAQTAFYVFDSRFDCHVIYEGSEVMTKDGTVYYEADTLEDLAVRMNCDAQGFLDEIERYNGFVDDGVDEDWGRDMTVVSKIEQGPFYAFPITPQYYVTFGGVKTNVESEVLTEDDRVIPGLYAAGVVCGSYAEQEGLVYYGGFNQALAWGKQAGSKAAAFDPANAAMEAAPEGGVTKAPAVAAVSDATYADGTYEAAHDGKDGPVPVTVTVSGGKIVSVEVGENEETEGIGTLAIEALPELVVAANGADVDAVSGATLTSDAILAGVADCLEQAS, encoded by the coding sequence ATGGAAACCGTATCACGCAGGAATTTCTTGAAGGGCGCGTTCGCCACGGGGACGTTGGCGGCGGCGGGCGCTGCGCTGCCGATGTTCGGTTGCTCGCCGAACAACGCGTCGGCCGATGCGGTCGAGGAGGCGCAACTGGAATACGACTACACCGCCGACGTCATCATCATTGGTGCGGGCGGTGCCGGCCAGATGGCCGCTGTTTCGGCGCACGAGGCCGGCTGCTCCTCCATCCTGCTTGAAAAAGCGGCGATGACCGGTGGCGACTCCATTACGAGCCATAACGACCTGCTGGCGTACTGGCCCGACGAGCACGCGGGCGAGAACGGCGACGACTTCGACGCCTACTTGGAGGATTGGAAGGCGACCCACTGGGTTTCCTACATGGGTCAGCTCGGGCGCGATTTCCCGACGACCGAGTTCCCGTTCGCCCGTCGTTTCATGGATCTGTGGGCGCCGGCGGGCCAGTGGCTCGAAGACGAGGCGGGCGTCGAGTGGACGGGCGTGTCGCTGGGGCGCGCGCTTGCGACCGAATACACGCCTACGTACCGCACCTGGCATGCCGAGAACGAGCCGGTCATGGTCTCGCTCTACCGCGTGATCCAAGGATGGGACGACGTCGAAACGCTGCTCGAAACAGAAGCCTTCGAGCTCGTTCAGAACGACAAGGGCGTGGTGACCGGCGTTCGCGCGTACCAGTACGCCACGGGCGAAACCGTCACGCTGCACGCCAACCACGGCGTGGTGCTGGCCACGGGCACGTTCTGCGCCTCGCGCGACATGGTCGGCCAATACTACGGCCGCAACGTCGCCCAGCTCTCCACGACGGGCACCATGAACCTGACGGGCGACGGCCATCGCATGGCGCGCAACGTCGGCGCGGCCTTCACGGGCATGGATCTGGGTCTGAATTGGCAGCCGTGCGGCACCGGCTCACGCAACTGGGACACCATCGAGGGGCGCCTGTACCTGTTCGGCTACTACGACGGCGCCCTGGCCCCGGCCGATCCCGCCATCGCGGTCAACCTCGAAGGCAAGCGCTTCATGAACGAAGACCAGGTCAACTACGGCATCGGCCGCGAGACGGGCGTTCAGACCGCCCAGACCGCCTTCTACGTGTTCGACTCTCGTTTCGATTGCCATGTCATCTACGAGGGCAGCGAGGTCATGACGAAGGACGGCACCGTGTATTATGAAGCCGATACGCTGGAGGACCTCGCGGTGCGCATGAACTGCGACGCGCAGGGGTTCCTCGACGAGATCGAGCGCTACAACGGCTTCGTGGACGACGGCGTCGACGAGGACTGGGGACGCGACATGACGGTCGTCAGCAAAATCGAGCAGGGTCCGTTCTACGCGTTTCCCATCACGCCCCAGTACTACGTGACGTTCGGCGGCGTGAAGACCAACGTCGAAAGCGAAGTGCTGACCGAAGACGATCGCGTGATCCCCGGCCTGTACGCCGCCGGCGTGGTATGCGGGTCGTACGCCGAGCAGGAGGGTCTTGTGTACTACGGCGGATTCAACCAGGCGCTGGCCTGGGGCAAGCAGGCTGGGAGCAAGGCCGCGGCGTTCGATCCCGCCAACGCCGCCATGGAGGCCGCGCCTGAAGGCGGAGTAACGAAGGCTCCCGCTGTTGCGGCCGTCTCCGACGCGACCTACGCGGATGGTACGTACGAGGCCGCGCACGACGGCAAGGACGGTCCTGTTCCCGTGACCGTCACGGTTTCGGGAGGCAAGATCGTCTCGGTGGAGGTCGGCGAGAACGAGGAGACCGAGGGTATCGGCACCCTGGCCATCGAGGCACTCCCCGAGCTCGTCGTGGCTGCGAACGGCGCCGACGTCGACGCCGTCTCGGGAGCCACGTTGACGAGCGACGCCATCCTCGCCGGCGTCGCCGATTGCCTCGAGCAAGCTTCCTAG
- a CDS encoding slipin family protein, giving the protein MGSLASKSKASGSGRAIGSSRSSEIEAINSPRTRHVDDNAPNVFSAFVFVVVFLAVAAIGFAIAGEMNIWVLCIGFAAAVVAIFTVRIASQWERVVVLRFGTFNRMAGPGVYFTVPFLEHIALRADLRVMLTGFGAEETLTSDLVPVNVDAAVFWMVWDAEKACLEVENYYDAVSMASQTALRDAIGRKSISDMTIHRDKLDEELREKIEEKASSWGVSIISVEIRDIVIPKELQRDMAAAAKAEREKDARIVLAEVEKDVAAMLLEATEIYRKDEMAFELRSMHLLSEGVKESNGTLVIPSAYSEGFKREKK; this is encoded by the coding sequence ATGGGATCGTTAGCTAGCAAATCGAAAGCGTCCGGCTCGGGCAGAGCCATCGGAAGCTCAAGGAGCTCGGAGATCGAGGCGATCAACTCGCCTCGCACCCGGCACGTCGACGACAACGCGCCCAACGTGTTCTCGGCATTCGTGTTCGTCGTCGTCTTCCTAGCGGTTGCCGCGATCGGTTTCGCCATCGCGGGCGAAATGAACATCTGGGTGCTGTGCATCGGATTCGCCGCCGCCGTCGTCGCCATCTTCACGGTGCGCATCGCTTCGCAATGGGAGCGCGTGGTGGTTCTCAGGTTCGGCACGTTCAACCGCATGGCCGGACCGGGCGTGTACTTCACTGTCCCCTTCCTCGAGCATATCGCCCTGCGCGCCGACCTGCGCGTCATGCTCACCGGCTTCGGGGCCGAGGAAACCCTCACTTCCGACCTGGTTCCCGTCAACGTGGACGCCGCCGTGTTCTGGATGGTGTGGGACGCCGAAAAGGCCTGCCTGGAAGTGGAGAATTACTACGATGCCGTGTCCATGGCTTCGCAAACCGCGCTGCGCGACGCCATCGGACGGAAGAGCATCTCCGATATGACTATCCATCGCGACAAGCTCGACGAGGAGCTGCGCGAGAAGATCGAAGAAAAGGCCAGCTCGTGGGGCGTATCGATCATCTCGGTAGAAATCCGCGACATCGTGATACCGAAAGAGCTGCAGCGGGATATGGCCGCCGCCGCCAAAGCAGAACGCGAGAAGGATGCACGCATCGTCCTCGCCGAGGTGGAGAAGGACGTCGCCGCCATGCTCTTGGAAGCGACGGAGATATACCGCAAAGACGAGATGGCCTTCGAACTGCGTTCGATGCACCTGCTGAGCGAGGGCGTGAAGGAGTCGAACGGCACGCTGGTAATTCCCAGTGCCTATTCGGAAGGGTTCAAACGCGAGAAGAAGTAG
- a CDS encoding GntR family transcriptional regulator: MNIEAEHLPEQEEMNNAETVIFRVDETSDLPIWAQLRNRIAYLIRTGHFKAGEQLPSVRSLAADARINYNTVTKAYRDLELGGLIISVRGRGMYVQKDAKPGGSEEDAIDALLDSCIAQYRSKGLTYRDVRERMLAKVDALEQKAREAEEEKRDYGIVS; encoded by the coding sequence ATGAACATCGAAGCCGAGCACCTACCGGAACAGGAAGAAATGAACAACGCCGAAACCGTGATATTCAGAGTGGACGAGACCTCCGACCTGCCCATTTGGGCGCAGTTGCGCAACCGCATCGCCTATCTCATCAGAACGGGCCACTTCAAAGCGGGCGAGCAGCTGCCCAGCGTGCGCAGCCTCGCCGCCGACGCCCGGATCAACTACAACACCGTGACGAAGGCCTACCGCGATCTGGAGCTGGGAGGGCTCATCATCTCGGTGCGAGGTCGCGGGATGTACGTGCAGAAGGATGCGAAACCCGGAGGATCCGAGGAGGACGCCATCGATGCTCTTTTGGACAGTTGCATAGCTCAATATCGGTCGAAAGGCCTGACGTATCGGGATGTGCGAGAGCGCATGCTTGCGAAAGTGGATGCTCTTGAGCAGAAAGCGCGTGAAGCAGAAGAGGAGAAGCGGGACTATGGGATCGTTAGCTAG
- the nrfD gene encoding NrfD/PsrC family molybdoenzyme membrane anchor subunit, which yields MYGNLVIAYLFLGGAAAGGFFAMAAWSLLARRSEHSPRHNRAFESLRSRMYVVCLVMLVFALFMLLWDLEYPQKALLVFLRPHATAITFGAYSLAALAILGTLLVLGSLFRFRLGGARSRRAFETLCCVLSIAVMAYTGIFLAGNPAVAFWNTAWLVALFVCSSLSCGISLLLLVDYFIKDQTLLLRAARPMQACHLTCLAAEAASLALFVSAAFRNPDANDAWALLLSPDMLPIAVVGAIGFGIVVPAVLETYAITRKECRTIPVSDTICLCGGLCLRYCVIVCGIQ from the coding sequence ATGTACGGAAACCTTGTCATAGCGTACCTGTTCCTGGGAGGGGCAGCCGCCGGCGGCTTCTTCGCGATGGCCGCATGGAGCCTTCTCGCCCGACGCTCCGAGCATTCTCCTCGCCACAATCGGGCGTTCGAGTCGTTGCGCAGCCGCATGTACGTAGTCTGCCTCGTTATGCTGGTGTTCGCCCTGTTCATGCTCCTGTGGGATCTCGAATATCCCCAGAAGGCGCTGCTTGTGTTCCTAAGGCCGCATGCAACCGCGATCACGTTCGGAGCGTACTCGCTGGCTGCGCTCGCCATTCTCGGCACCTTGCTGGTCCTCGGCTCGCTGTTCCGCTTTCGCCTGGGCGGAGCACGCAGCCGCCGCGCGTTCGAAACGCTCTGCTGCGTCCTTTCCATCGCCGTGATGGCGTACACGGGCATCTTCTTGGCAGGCAACCCGGCCGTCGCTTTCTGGAACACCGCATGGCTCGTCGCCCTGTTCGTCTGCTCGTCCCTCTCGTGCGGCATATCGCTGCTTTTGCTCGTCGACTACTTCATCAAGGATCAAACGCTCCTTTTGCGCGCGGCGCGGCCGATGCAAGCCTGCCATCTCACGTGCCTTGCGGCCGAAGCCGCGTCACTCGCGCTGTTCGTAAGCGCCGCCTTTCGCAATCCCGATGCGAACGATGCATGGGCGCTGCTGCTCTCACCTGACATGCTCCCGATCGCGGTCGTGGGCGCTATCGGTTTCGGCATCGTCGTGCCCGCAGTCTTGGAAACCTACGCCATCACCCGAAAAGAATGCCGCACGATACCCGTTTCCGATACGATCTGCCTCTGCGGAGGACTCTGCCTCCGGTACTGCGTCATCGTCTGCGGGATCCAATGA
- a CDS encoding molybdopterin-dependent oxidoreductase — MALLDKTIARRNFLKGSAAAAAAVAATGLAGCAPKSNDGDPAASNGDAKPHVVASDTQVVESNGEWVTVDCWGNCGGRCINRVFVQDGVVLRQKTDDAPDDTVEKPQQRSCPRGHSLRQHVFNANRVKYPLKRKSWQPGGGENAHGELRGEEGWERISWDEALDYVASELRRVYDGYGPRSVVCMGTDWPVLNMLGGRLQWNGTESYGNWYNAPVRMGGELGNGLPDCMLTNDRLDLQNADTIVFLGMNPAWHSAGNPMYYYRLAKEAGVEFVIVGPEYNVSASALEARWIRVRPGTDTAFFFAVAYEMIRLDKEQGDVIDWDFLHRYCVGYDAESMPENASVDENFQSYVLGEYDATPKTPEWASEICGTPVEDISWYANEMRKSRNVMLLHNYAPSRYRGTVDLAQLFLTVACMGGHLGRSGNAVGATFSIESANSGTKLVKVGAASKGGSAKNTLEYSQLPKPTIWRDMDAGHYIGYGDYRNGPVDNGYSEPKEFDFDPKIIVNDFHNSLQATEDINTGIKVFKKMDMVVNLDYRYTLTGQYADILLPCFTAWEGNLDAEQGELDVATNGPMRMSRAQCNRDLAIFPRPVTMPLFESRNEDWIYSQIAERLDLDPSVMFPISNMQAYFDKFQTAEYLDPEDGATYKRLITITQEDIDAWGVEGEPQEGIVTMAEILEKGYYQVPRSTSDKFSYYGYSAFVDDPDNNARRSESGKIEIYCQSKADAVNLMKFNEEPLKPYATFHTTTYQESFADWEAGEKGSYPFLMLQPHYLRRSHTAYDEATWLREAWPNPVYISVEDAEAKGIKTGDTVLVFNDAGKILRIASVLNTMMPGHISVPHGARTYIDPETGIDRGGNENMLVDHKTQDEFCPQTDGYNSCLVDFEKYDGEPLELDCTFEPVLWTEG, encoded by the coding sequence ATGGCTTTGCTTGACAAGACAATCGCTCGCCGCAACTTCCTGAAAGGAAGCGCCGCGGCAGCTGCGGCGGTTGCGGCGACCGGGCTCGCCGGCTGCGCGCCGAAGAGCAACGACGGCGATCCCGCGGCGTCGAACGGCGATGCGAAACCGCATGTGGTCGCATCGGATACCCAGGTCGTAGAGTCGAACGGCGAATGGGTGACGGTCGATTGCTGGGGCAACTGCGGAGGGCGCTGCATCAACCGGGTGTTCGTGCAGGACGGCGTAGTGCTGCGTCAGAAGACCGACGATGCGCCCGACGATACCGTCGAGAAGCCGCAGCAGCGCAGCTGCCCGCGCGGCCATTCGCTGCGGCAGCACGTATTCAACGCCAATCGCGTGAAATACCCCCTGAAACGCAAGAGCTGGCAGCCCGGTGGCGGCGAGAACGCGCACGGGGAGCTCCGCGGGGAAGAGGGTTGGGAGCGCATCTCATGGGACGAGGCGCTCGACTACGTGGCATCGGAGCTTCGCCGCGTGTACGATGGGTACGGCCCCCGCTCGGTCGTGTGCATGGGCACCGATTGGCCGGTGCTCAACATGCTGGGCGGCCGTTTGCAGTGGAACGGAACGGAATCGTACGGCAACTGGTACAACGCGCCGGTTCGCATGGGCGGCGAGTTGGGCAACGGGTTGCCGGACTGCATGCTCACCAACGATCGGCTCGACTTGCAGAACGCCGACACCATCGTGTTCCTCGGCATGAACCCCGCATGGCACAGCGCCGGCAATCCTATGTACTATTACCGCCTCGCCAAGGAGGCGGGGGTCGAGTTCGTCATCGTCGGACCCGAGTACAACGTCTCGGCAAGCGCCCTCGAAGCGCGTTGGATCCGCGTGCGACCAGGCACGGACACGGCGTTCTTTTTCGCGGTCGCCTACGAGATGATCCGTCTCGACAAAGAGCAGGGAGACGTGATCGACTGGGATTTCCTCCATCGGTACTGCGTGGGCTACGATGCGGAGTCGATGCCGGAAAACGCTTCGGTCGACGAGAACTTCCAATCCTACGTTCTGGGCGAGTACGACGCGACGCCGAAGACCCCGGAGTGGGCAAGCGAGATCTGCGGCACGCCCGTTGAGGATATCTCCTGGTATGCGAACGAGATGCGCAAGTCGCGCAACGTGATGCTTCTGCACAACTACGCGCCCTCCCGCTATCGCGGCACGGTCGATCTCGCCCAGCTGTTCCTCACGGTTGCCTGCATGGGAGGTCACCTCGGTCGCTCCGGCAACGCCGTGGGCGCGACGTTCTCCATCGAGTCTGCGAACAGCGGCACGAAGCTGGTGAAGGTGGGCGCCGCGTCCAAGGGCGGCTCGGCGAAGAACACGCTCGAATACTCTCAGCTGCCCAAACCCACCATTTGGAGGGACATGGACGCCGGACACTACATCGGGTACGGCGACTACCGCAACGGCCCCGTGGACAACGGGTACAGCGAGCCCAAGGAATTCGATTTCGATCCCAAGATCATCGTCAACGACTTCCACAACTCGCTGCAGGCGACCGAGGACATCAACACGGGCATCAAGGTGTTCAAGAAGATGGACATGGTGGTGAATCTCGATTACCGTTACACGCTGACCGGTCAGTACGCCGATATCCTGCTTCCGTGCTTCACGGCATGGGAGGGCAACCTCGACGCCGAGCAGGGAGAACTTGACGTAGCGACGAACGGGCCCATGCGCATGTCGCGTGCTCAGTGCAACCGCGATCTGGCGATCTTCCCCCGCCCGGTGACGATGCCGTTGTTCGAGAGTCGCAACGAGGACTGGATCTACTCCCAGATCGCCGAACGCCTCGACCTTGATCCATCCGTCATGTTCCCCATCAGCAACATGCAGGCCTATTTCGACAAGTTCCAGACTGCCGAGTACCTCGATCCCGAGGATGGCGCGACGTACAAGCGTCTCATCACCATCACGCAGGAGGACATCGATGCTTGGGGGGTCGAGGGCGAGCCTCAGGAGGGTATCGTGACCATGGCCGAAATCCTTGAAAAGGGCTACTACCAGGTTCCTCGCTCGACGAGCGACAAATTCAGCTACTACGGGTACAGCGCATTCGTGGACGACCCCGACAACAACGCGCGCCGATCGGAAAGCGGGAAGATCGAGATCTACTGCCAAAGCAAGGCCGATGCGGTCAATCTCATGAAGTTCAACGAAGAGCCCCTCAAGCCGTATGCGACGTTCCATACGACGACGTACCAGGAAAGCTTTGCCGACTGGGAGGCGGGGGAGAAGGGATCGTACCCGTTCCTGATGCTGCAGCCGCACTATCTGCGCCGATCGCACACCGCTTACGACGAGGCGACCTGGCTTCGCGAGGCATGGCCGAATCCGGTGTACATCAGCGTGGAAGATGCCGAAGCCAAGGGGATCAAGACCGGCGACACGGTGCTCGTGTTCAACGACGCGGGGAAGATCCTCCGTATCGCGAGCGTGCTCAACACGATGATGCCCGGCCATATCTCCGTGCCGCACGGCGCGCGCACGTACATCGATCCGGAAACGGGGATCGATCGAGGAGGCAACGAGAACATGCTCGTCGACCATAAGACGCAAGATGAGTTCTGCCCTCAGACCGACGGCTACAACAGCTGCCTGGTGGATTTCGAGAAGTACGACGGCGAGCCGCTCGAGCTCGATTGCACGTTCGAGCCGGTTCTGTGGACGGAGGGGTAA
- a CDS encoding 4Fe-4S dicluster domain-containing protein, with the protein MDLQTAGAVPRRVTSYEAGSYPEATMFHMSIGCNHCEKPACVANCPTGAMFKDAKSGVVLHDDDVCIGCRSCMASCPYGAPQFDEELQLIVKCDSCKALRDAGMNPVCVDACMMRALDFGDLDELREKHGSDAVSDVPAIPSADKTNPNLLIKPSAAAARDDFAEIVL; encoded by the coding sequence ATGGACTTGCAAACCGCCGGCGCGGTGCCGCGCCGCGTGACCTCGTACGAGGCGGGATCGTATCCCGAGGCGACGATGTTCCACATGAGCATCGGCTGCAACCATTGCGAGAAGCCTGCCTGCGTGGCGAACTGCCCGACGGGGGCCATGTTCAAGGATGCGAAGTCGGGCGTCGTCCTGCACGACGACGACGTGTGCATCGGCTGCCGCTCGTGCATGGCGTCGTGCCCCTACGGTGCTCCGCAGTTCGATGAGGAGTTGCAGCTTATCGTGAAGTGCGACAGCTGCAAAGCGCTTCGGGATGCCGGCATGAACCCGGTGTGCGTCGATGCCTGCATGATGCGCGCTTTGGATTTCGGCGATCTCGACGAGCTGAGGGAGAAGCACGGGAGCGACGCGGTAAGCGACGTGCCGGCGATCCCCTCTGCCGACAAGACGAACCCGAACCTGCTGATCAAGCCGTCTGCAGCTGCCGCGCGAGACGACTTTGCGGAGATCGTGCTGTGA